From a single Balneolales bacterium ANBcel1 genomic region:
- the purN gene encoding phosphoribosylglycinamide formyltransferase yields the protein MKTKRITVFASGSGSNFKAIHQAALNNDIPASITALVSDKPDCGAVTYARSRNIRTHITSPALFAEDVAGETVFSLSRSSESPDPVPEGHRRYAAFLLDVLEKEMPDLIVLAGYLRKIPDAIVDRYAGSIINIHPSLLPKYGGKGWYGMRVHRAVIENGEKESGCTIHYVTGIYDDGPIIAQSKVAVAPDDTPESLAAKVQKQEHTLYPQVIGRLLTKVENE from the coding sequence TTGAAAACAAAGCGCATCACCGTTTTTGCATCCGGTTCCGGTTCCAATTTCAAGGCGATCCACCAGGCCGCTTTGAATAACGACATTCCTGCCTCCATCACCGCCCTGGTATCCGACAAACCCGACTGCGGGGCCGTCACCTATGCCCGCTCCCGGAACATCCGGACACACATTACCTCCCCCGCCCTGTTTGCCGAAGACGTCGCCGGGGAAACGGTTTTTTCACTTTCCAGGAGCTCGGAATCGCCGGATCCGGTGCCGGAAGGCCACCGCCGGTACGCGGCATTTCTGCTGGATGTGCTGGAAAAAGAGATGCCGGACCTGATCGTACTGGCCGGCTATCTCAGGAAGATACCGGACGCGATCGTTGACCGGTACGCCGGGAGCATCATCAATATCCACCCGTCGCTGCTGCCGAAGTACGGTGGCAAGGGATGGTACGGCATGCGGGTGCACCGGGCGGTTATTGAGAACGGGGAGAAGGAGTCCGGCTGCACCATCCACTACGTGACCGGTATTTACGACGACGGCCCGATCATTGCGCAGAGCAAGGTTGCGGTTGCCCCGGACGATACGCCCGAATCACTGGCCGCCAAAGTCCAGAAGCAGGAGCACACGCTCTACCCGCAGGTGATAGGAAGGCTCCTCACAAAAGTGGAAAATGAGTAA
- a CDS encoding AI-2E family transporter, with product MKNVSTESLVRLIIGAAALLLLLLLLYRFFVLVLYALIALVISYILDPFVNRMQAVGMNRTLAISMVLSSLILLLVWFSSTVLPAVANQVIILGQQLNFDAILVVTAQIEDQILERAPFLPEGFLRDNVPYVAEVLFQTDDITRTINNILGIFANIFWAFLVIPFATFFILKDGSSLRRSILRMVPNKYFETTLTGIEKVEKRLVTYFKSVGLQSVIIATTATITLNIVGLNNALSVGIAAGVANIIPYFGPIIGYILSIIVSVLETGDFSLVIYVIGAILVTQIIDNILVQPLLFSRSANLHPIVVLFVVMIGAEIAGILGMLVAVPLTAVTVITIQQMRWSLDNYHVFRTADPN from the coding sequence ATGAAGAACGTTAGTACCGAGTCCCTGGTCCGTTTAATCATCGGTGCAGCCGCACTGCTGCTGCTTTTGCTGCTGCTGTACCGTTTTTTTGTGCTGGTGCTGTATGCGCTGATCGCCCTGGTCATCTCCTACATCCTCGACCCGTTTGTAAACCGGATGCAGGCGGTGGGCATGAACCGGACGCTCGCCATCAGCATGGTGCTGTCCTCCCTGATCCTGTTGCTGGTTTGGTTTTCCAGTACCGTGCTCCCGGCCGTGGCAAACCAGGTGATAATTCTCGGACAGCAGCTCAATTTTGACGCCATCCTTGTGGTAACCGCCCAGATCGAGGATCAGATACTCGAGAGGGCCCCATTCCTGCCGGAAGGGTTTCTCCGCGACAATGTACCCTATGTCGCTGAAGTTCTTTTCCAGACCGACGACATCACCCGCACCATCAACAACATCCTTGGCATTTTCGCCAATATTTTCTGGGCGTTTCTTGTAATACCGTTCGCCACCTTCTTCATCCTCAAGGACGGCAGTTCCCTGCGCCGCAGCATCCTTCGCATGGTTCCCAACAAGTATTTCGAAACCACCCTCACCGGTATCGAGAAAGTGGAAAAGCGGCTGGTTACCTATTTCAAGAGTGTGGGCCTGCAGAGCGTGATCATCGCCACCACCGCCACCATCACCCTGAACATCGTGGGGCTCAACAATGCCCTCTCTGTCGGTATCGCTGCCGGTGTGGCGAACATCATTCCCTATTTTGGTCCCATTATCGGGTATATTCTCTCCATCATAGTGTCGGTGCTGGAAACAGGTGACTTTTCGCTGGTGATCTATGTGATCGGCGCGATACTAGTCACCCAGATTATCGACAACATCCTGGTGCAGCCCCTGCTTTTTTCACGATCGGCCAATCTACACCCCATTGTTGTGCTGTTCGTGGTGATGATCGGGGCGGAGATTGCCGGTATCCTCGGAATGCTGGTGGCGGTGCCGCTGACCGCTGTTACTGTAATTACCATCCAGCAGATGCGATGGAGCCTGGACAACTACCATGTATTCCGAACAGCCGACCCCAATTAA
- the mreD gene encoding rod shape-determining protein MreD, with translation MKSDVLKFGLIGLAAIVLQVLVFNHLSYRAIRPDITLVVLIWVIATQNRTLSLIFAGYIGLMNDLFHDLWGLHLLSKTLTTLLVYRFVPRIEETKLFFTQVFLLLFVITFVHNLFFLLSALFTQTYATEHIIIELLIGSSLLTTAVGSIIHLLREN, from the coding sequence ATGAAATCGGATGTGCTGAAATTCGGGCTCATCGGCCTTGCCGCCATTGTGCTTCAGGTCCTGGTCTTCAACCACCTGAGCTATCGCGCAATCCGGCCGGACATAACGCTGGTCGTCCTGATTTGGGTTATCGCCACCCAGAACCGAACCCTGTCCCTAATTTTCGCTGGATATATCGGACTGATGAACGATTTGTTTCACGATCTCTGGGGGCTTCATCTGCTATCGAAGACGCTTACGACCCTGCTGGTGTACCGGTTTGTGCCGCGCATTGAAGAGACAAAACTTTTTTTTACACAAGTTTTTCTTCTGTTGTTCGTGATAACCTTTGTGCACAATCTTTTCTTTCTGTTATCAGCACTCTTTACCCAGACCTACGCGACAGAACACATCATTATTGAACTCCTGATCGGCAGCAGCCTGCTTACCACCGCTGTGGGAAGTATCATCCATCTGCTCAGGGAAAATTAG
- the purH gene encoding bifunctional phosphoribosylaminoimidazolecarboxamide formyltransferase/IMP cyclohydrolase gives MNSDIEKLPKLLIERALISVSDKTGVVEFARKLHGLGIELISTGGTAAAMREAGLPVTDVSEITGFPECLDGRVKTLHPMIHGGILARPGISEHAETIAALGIRPIQLVVVNLYPFQQAVAAQPGDLEHAVENIDIGGPAMVRAAAKNFENVCIVTNPDQYGSFVQRLESGSGRIDGPLRASLARDAFRMTAEYDTFIAAHLSAATSPSDSLSSDTSHPGTSPSGTPSSETTASASVPSATASTGKAHSDADDLSLHEPLHQSLRYGENPHQSAGVYGTLSEYIDCFHGKELSYNNYLDIDAALQLGTDFQDTSDSLCAIFKHNLPCGVALASTSREAWDKAFATDTVSPFGGIVLFNKSLDLDAAQAVDEIFTEIILAPDFDDDALALLTKKANRRLIRVKRWADTSAAVIRSITGGYLRQQSDFGFASEKRDVVTRKKPDEEQLQTLEFAWRIVKHVKSNAIVFAKNRQTIGIGTGQPNRVTSSRIAVQNAERFGHSVDGSVLASDAFFPFADGVEEAGKAGASAIIQPGGSVRDEEVIQKADEYGMAMILTGSRHFRH, from the coding sequence ATGAATTCCGATATTGAAAAACTGCCGAAACTGCTGATTGAACGCGCCCTGATCTCCGTTTCCGATAAAACCGGAGTGGTGGAGTTCGCCCGCAAGCTCCACGGACTGGGCATTGAACTCATATCGACGGGAGGCACGGCCGCCGCCATGCGGGAGGCGGGGCTGCCGGTCACGGATGTGTCGGAGATCACCGGATTTCCCGAGTGCCTGGACGGGCGGGTCAAAACCCTGCATCCGATGATTCATGGCGGGATTCTGGCACGGCCCGGCATCAGCGAACACGCCGAAACGATCGCCGCTTTGGGTATCCGTCCGATCCAGCTTGTGGTTGTGAATTTATATCCGTTTCAGCAGGCGGTCGCCGCGCAGCCCGGTGATCTGGAGCACGCCGTCGAGAACATCGACATCGGTGGGCCGGCGATGGTCAGGGCCGCAGCCAAAAACTTCGAAAATGTCTGTATTGTGACCAACCCGGACCAGTACGGAAGTTTTGTCCAGCGGCTCGAATCCGGTTCCGGCCGGATCGACGGACCGCTTCGCGCTTCTCTTGCCCGCGACGCGTTCCGCATGACCGCCGAATATGACACCTTCATTGCCGCTCATCTGTCGGCTGCAACATCCCCTTCCGACTCCCTGTCGTCTGACACTTCGCACCCCGGCACTTCGCCCTCCGGCACGCCATCTTCAGAAACGACGGCCTCCGCCTCAGTCCCATCCGCAACGGCATCCACCGGCAAGGCACACTCCGATGCCGATGATTTGTCGCTTCACGAGCCCCTCCACCAGTCACTTCGCTACGGAGAAAACCCGCATCAGTCCGCCGGAGTTTATGGCACCCTGTCGGAATACATCGACTGTTTCCACGGCAAGGAACTGAGCTACAACAACTACCTGGACATTGACGCCGCGCTTCAGCTGGGCACCGATTTTCAGGACACCTCCGATTCCCTGTGCGCCATTTTCAAGCACAACCTGCCCTGCGGGGTCGCGCTGGCTTCCACCAGCCGTGAAGCGTGGGATAAGGCCTTCGCTACCGACACCGTCTCTCCGTTCGGCGGCATCGTGCTTTTCAACAAGTCCCTGGATCTCGACGCGGCCCAGGCCGTCGACGAAATCTTCACCGAGATCATCCTGGCTCCGGATTTTGATGATGATGCGCTGGCGTTGCTCACAAAAAAAGCCAATAGGAGGCTGATACGCGTCAAGCGCTGGGCCGACACATCCGCGGCGGTGATCCGCTCCATTACGGGGGGCTACCTCCGCCAGCAGTCCGATTTCGGCTTCGCGTCGGAAAAGCGGGACGTGGTAACCCGAAAGAAGCCGGATGAAGAGCAGCTCCAAACCCTGGAATTTGCCTGGCGCATCGTGAAACATGTAAAATCAAACGCCATCGTCTTCGCCAAAAACCGGCAGACCATCGGCATCGGAACCGGGCAGCCCAACCGGGTCACGTCTTCTCGGATTGCCGTTCAGAACGCGGAGCGATTCGGTCATTCGGTGGATGGCTCCGTGCTGGCTTCCGACGCCTTCTTCCCGTTCGCCGACGGTGTTGAGGAGGCCGGCAAAGCCGGAGCGTCGGCCATCATCCAGCCAGGCGGCAGTGTGCGGGATGAAGAGGTTATCCAGAAAGCGGACGAATACGGCATGGCGATGATCCTTACCGGAAGCCGGCATTTCCGTCACTGA
- the mreC gene encoding rod shape-determining protein MreC, protein MQFSLRKTEDIQDHILTVAFIFLAFVLMVLRHDGGLQSVRKVSVVAISYMEQPLAQFRVYRTALQTNEELGKQNIILQDELSRLRSVSEENRALRAMIGLQDTLELDLLPAKIVAKTLTGINNSVTVNKGSNDGVSEGMALINFEGLVGQVIITTPGHALVMPFSNALFRASARIQGNRAHGIVSWSADQSGELVMNYVPQTIDVVPGAVVETSGFSNRFPSGIPIGRVTRTRSEDGLDTQQVFVRPFVSLHQIAEAFVVRYEPEPEVEELLLQFEGLFQ, encoded by the coding sequence ATGCAATTTTCGCTTCGAAAGACCGAAGACATCCAGGATCATATTCTCACGGTAGCTTTTATCTTCCTGGCTTTTGTATTAATGGTGTTACGCCATGACGGCGGACTCCAGTCCGTTCGAAAGGTATCGGTTGTAGCCATCAGCTATATGGAACAGCCTCTGGCCCAGTTCCGTGTCTACCGTACCGCCCTCCAGACCAACGAAGAGCTGGGAAAGCAGAATATCATCCTGCAGGATGAATTGAGCAGGCTTCGCTCCGTTAGCGAAGAAAACCGGGCACTGCGCGCTATGATCGGCCTACAGGACACCCTGGAGCTGGATCTGCTTCCTGCCAAGATCGTTGCAAAGACACTGACCGGCATCAACAATTCGGTGACCGTAAACAAGGGCAGCAACGACGGCGTTTCCGAGGGGATGGCGCTCATTAATTTCGAAGGGCTGGTCGGGCAGGTCATCATTACCACTCCGGGCCATGCGCTGGTGATGCCTTTTTCCAATGCGCTTTTCCGGGCCAGTGCCCGAATTCAGGGTAACCGTGCGCACGGTATCGTTTCATGGAGCGCCGATCAGTCCGGAGAACTGGTCATGAACTACGTGCCTCAGACCATCGACGTTGTGCCGGGCGCGGTGGTCGAAACCTCCGGGTTCAGCAATCGCTTCCCTTCCGGGATTCCCATCGGAAGAGTGACGCGAACCCGGTCAGAGGACGGCCTTGACACGCAGCAGGTATTTGTGCGGCCTTTCGTTTCGCTGCATCAGATTGCCGAGGCCTTTGTGGTACGGTACGAACCGGAGCCGGAAGTGGAGGAACTGTTACTGCAATTCGAGGGGCTTTTCCAATGA
- a CDS encoding LD-carboxypeptidase, which translates to MKLRPLPDNGVIGIIAPSSPVDESRLERGVTYFEQLGYRTHVTASCYKREHYLAGDAQTRAAELMELIRNPSIDAVFFARGGFGSAAMLPLLDYDTIRASRKLLAGFSDITALQWGIYAQCGYPTVSAGMPATDFGKLSIDPFFEEQFWKFMKTGRVSCRVETAVLQGYADGPGESADPAYTAGKGAQNPSQIIEAGEKERYDASHTNSPHIRKITGTLLPGTLSVASNLAGTPWFPSVKGSILLLEDVGESRHKIEGNLLQAKLGGWFDQCRAVLFGDFAPAEKETFPENPSIDQILKRTVGETGVPYASGMPYGHIDRKIPFPVGQEISLSLGRSVEISSTDSLFDF; encoded by the coding sequence ATGAAACTGCGCCCCCTTCCCGACAACGGTGTCATCGGCATCATAGCCCCCTCCTCTCCGGTGGATGAAAGCCGGCTGGAGCGCGGGGTTACCTATTTCGAGCAACTGGGCTACCGCACTCATGTGACGGCAAGCTGCTACAAACGGGAGCATTACCTTGCCGGAGACGCGCAGACGAGGGCAGCGGAGCTGATGGAGCTCATCCGCAATCCATCGATTGACGCTGTTTTTTTTGCCCGCGGCGGGTTCGGAAGCGCCGCCATGCTCCCCCTGCTGGATTACGATACCATCCGGGCATCTCGAAAACTGCTGGCCGGTTTCAGCGATATCACCGCACTGCAATGGGGGATCTATGCGCAATGCGGGTATCCGACCGTCTCTGCGGGGATGCCGGCCACCGATTTCGGAAAACTGTCGATAGACCCCTTTTTTGAAGAGCAGTTCTGGAAATTCATGAAAACCGGGCGGGTAAGCTGCCGCGTGGAAACCGCCGTACTGCAGGGCTATGCCGATGGACCAGGTGAGTCGGCGGATCCCGCTTATACGGCCGGGAAAGGGGCACAAAACCCGTCACAGATAATCGAAGCCGGCGAGAAAGAGCGGTACGATGCATCCCATACAAATTCCCCCCATATCCGAAAGATTACCGGTACGTTGCTGCCGGGCACCCTGTCGGTGGCTTCGAACCTGGCCGGCACCCCATGGTTTCCTTCCGTGAAGGGATCCATTCTGCTTCTGGAAGATGTCGGGGAGTCGCGGCACAAAATTGAAGGAAATCTCCTGCAGGCAAAACTTGGCGGCTGGTTTGATCAGTGCCGCGCCGTGCTCTTCGGTGATTTCGCTCCAGCGGAAAAGGAAACCTTCCCGGAGAATCCCTCCATCGACCAAATCCTGAAACGTACTGTCGGCGAAACCGGAGTGCCCTACGCATCCGGCATGCCCTACGGGCACATCGACCGGAAAATTCCCTTTCCGGTTGGTCAGGAAATATCGCTATCTTTGGGGCGGTCCGTAGAAATCTCCAGCACCGACAGCCTGTTTGATTTTTGA
- a CDS encoding rod shape-determining protein — protein sequence MPQTSEVSDIKTASRQNHKAGMFDWLYTDIAIDLGTANTLIHSKYKGIVLNEPSIVALNMEGQPVAIGHEARLMHEKTHKKIRTVRPLRDGVIADFEVAEHMIRGMIKKVKVSWYSTTRKMVVCVPSGITEVEKRAVRDSAEHAGAKEVFLVDEPMAAAIGIGLDVHEPVGNMIVDIGGGTTEIAVIALSGIVYSQSVRLGGDELNEDIINYFRRNHNLLIGERTAEQVKCDIGSATPLDEELELTVKGRDLVNGVPRTRVVTSNDIREAISESVNTIVESVTKSLEQTPPELSADILDRGIFLTGGGGLLKNLDKLIIETTDLPVHIAEDPLTAVVRGTGKILEDLDYYRAILT from the coding sequence ATGCCGCAGACGTCCGAAGTGTCCGATATCAAAACTGCCTCTCGCCAAAACCACAAGGCCGGAATGTTCGACTGGCTCTACACCGACATCGCAATTGATCTTGGCACGGCCAATACGCTCATACATTCGAAATACAAGGGAATCGTTTTAAACGAACCCTCCATCGTAGCGCTCAATATGGAAGGGCAACCCGTAGCCATCGGACATGAGGCCCGGCTGATGCACGAAAAAACGCATAAAAAAATCCGGACAGTACGGCCGCTGCGCGACGGCGTTATCGCCGATTTCGAGGTTGCGGAGCACATGATCCGCGGGATGATCAAGAAGGTGAAAGTAAGCTGGTACTCCACCACGCGCAAGATGGTCGTTTGCGTACCGAGCGGCATCACCGAGGTGGAAAAACGTGCGGTGCGCGACAGCGCCGAGCATGCCGGTGCCAAGGAGGTCTTTCTTGTGGATGAACCCATGGCCGCGGCTATCGGCATCGGGCTGGATGTGCACGAACCGGTGGGTAACATGATTGTGGATATCGGCGGCGGCACTACGGAGATCGCGGTAATCGCCCTTTCCGGGATTGTGTACTCGCAGTCGGTCCGATTGGGCGGTGATGAGCTGAACGAGGACATCATCAACTACTTCCGCAGAAATCACAACCTGCTCATTGGTGAGCGTACGGCCGAGCAGGTGAAATGTGATATCGGCTCCGCCACCCCGCTGGATGAGGAGCTTGAGCTTACCGTAAAGGGCCGCGACCTCGTAAACGGCGTACCCCGTACGCGGGTGGTCACCTCCAACGATATTCGCGAAGCCATCTCCGAATCGGTTAACACCATCGTGGAATCGGTCACCAAGTCGCTTGAGCAGACCCCGCCCGAACTGTCCGCCGATATTCTGGATCGCGGAATCTTCCTTACCGGCGGTGGGGGCCTGCTGAAAAACCTGGACAAGCTGATTATTGAAACCACCGACCTGCCTGTTCATATTGCCGAAGACCCGCTGACGGCAGTCGTTCGCGGTACCGGAAAGATTCTGGAGGATCTGGATTACTACCGGGCTATTCTAACCTGA
- a CDS encoding regulatory protein RecX, which yields MDDIPENLPGPCTELSVQKNNGERVSLFVNGEFIGGFHREVVAAAGVRRNSVITAALFEQLVRDDRQYKLRDQIYRWLAIRNHSSGELRKKALAKGYSAEEISRAIEKAEERGYTDDAAFARQFAEEKKRSRKWGPVKIRAALSQKGIKKQYIASALKGLFDDPSLQDDLYAASRSIRSRLLRTEKGIKRKKKLADFLIRRGFPSHVVFEQSDDLLNRLEHEER from the coding sequence ATGGATGACATACCGGAGAATCTGCCTGGCCCGTGCACGGAATTATCCGTTCAGAAAAACAACGGAGAACGGGTCTCCCTTTTTGTGAACGGTGAGTTCATCGGCGGATTTCACCGGGAGGTGGTGGCCGCCGCGGGAGTCCGTCGAAACAGCGTCATAACAGCTGCGCTTTTTGAGCAGCTGGTCCGTGATGACCGGCAGTACAAACTCCGCGACCAGATTTACCGCTGGCTCGCCATTCGAAACCACAGCAGCGGGGAGCTTCGGAAAAAAGCCCTGGCGAAAGGATACTCCGCCGAAGAAATATCCCGTGCCATCGAGAAGGCTGAAGAGAGGGGATACACCGATGACGCGGCATTTGCGCGTCAGTTCGCCGAAGAAAAAAAACGGAGCCGCAAATGGGGGCCGGTGAAAATTCGTGCGGCTTTGTCCCAAAAAGGGATAAAAAAGCAGTATATTGCATCGGCTCTGAAGGGCCTTTTCGATGACCCGTCCCTGCAGGATGATCTGTATGCCGCTTCCCGGAGTATCCGGAGCCGGCTGCTCAGAACCGAGAAAGGGATAAAACGCAAAAAAAAGCTTGCCGATTTTCTGATACGAAGAGGATTTCCGTCACATGTCGTCTTTGAGCAGTCGGATGATCTTCTGAACAGACTTGAGCATGAAGAACGTTAG